In Halalkalibaculum roseum, a single window of DNA contains:
- a CDS encoding Eco57I restriction-modification methylase domain-containing protein: protein MNKTELKNILASEYDRSSWIELLKIVFKTGQVFVDPAQANLPKNKTNSAFQLGTFKTSDDYEIAIFEVEVDESIDLYRNRVGVRNLLQKYYKRVDGIFAVFTQGKRFRFSFISQLYVWDEDEGKWVENETEPKRFTYVLGQGETVRTPTQRFLKLTKSKEVSFHDIKEAFSVEALNREFFKKYKEHYNKFWKFLASEDSGYRGSLVNKSKESESDRTKPIRDFVKKLLGQIVFLHFLQKKGWMGCPKDSQKWGNGEKKFMQLLYKNFENKDHFYSQCLTQLFYETLNTKRENDVFSVEGLKGIPNNTRIPYLNGGLFDPEKNDAILNIDFPDEYFEDLLNFFEHYNFTIDENSPDDQEIGIDPEMLGHIFENLLEENRDKGAFYTPKEIVQYMCKESLIEYLQNDFSTKKDIEEFIRFHDVSDKLGQSKNASLINQRLDEIRACDPAIGSGAFPIGMLQEIYKAKRFIYPYLSSNHEFDPAAVKKNIIQNSIYGVDIEKGAVDIAQLRFWLSLVVEEIEPEPLPNLDYKIMQGDSLLEQYEGIELGRIAFTDSEVTVFDSQADMFSGTADEPQLQYDFSEEDRANIKDLLSDYFKEEDKNEKAKIHKRIDQLVIEHIDKSLEFFENKLHIKIAEWEEKLNKKVESLSGTKKKQYKKGSKEQKEIKKLKDKLKKKSEAREQLLKFEETEERPYFLWHLFYMNVFEQGGFDIMIGNPPYIQLQSIREEADKYEKADYDTFRRTGDIYCLFYEQGFNLLKDGGVLTYITSNKWMRGGYGKVLREYFTTVNSQKVINLGPNVFKSATVDTNIYIGKKEPFQNEVKGYKINNRDQLKNLKDDDLIPMQDVDEEAWVVLDEDELVIDKAFKSFGKPLLEWELKINFGIKTGCNQAFKIDQEKRDELVDKDPKAKEIIKPLLRGRDIERYKAEWDGQYLINTHNGVKDLNIPRIDVEEYPSIKEHLKSEKHWESVSNRYDQGDTPFNLRNCTYVKDFKKEKIIWKRIGSIMRFAYSDEEIYCLDSTCIATGEKIKYLTAVLNSKAGLYQLFKSSPQTGTGDQIISNQALEPFLAPYPSEEIEQKFNNLVDIILFIKSWDKSDKERIIEALSDETISSLFEDVVDHMVYELYFEEHMKQKDIDILQIIDFPILADIETEEEKRKTIWDLYNQLRKKENPIRNRMLLAFTRSPNVIKKINDTVVQ from the coding sequence ATGAATAAAACTGAATTAAAAAATATACTCGCATCGGAATATGACCGATCATCATGGATCGAGTTATTAAAAATTGTTTTTAAAACGGGGCAAGTTTTTGTTGACCCTGCTCAAGCAAACTTGCCAAAAAATAAAACTAATTCAGCATTTCAGTTAGGCACTTTTAAAACATCGGATGATTATGAGATTGCTATATTTGAGGTAGAAGTAGATGAAAGTATTGATCTTTATCGAAATCGTGTTGGGGTAAGAAATCTACTGCAAAAATATTATAAGAGAGTAGATGGAATTTTCGCAGTTTTTACTCAAGGGAAGCGATTTCGGTTTTCATTTATTTCACAACTTTATGTATGGGATGAGGATGAAGGCAAATGGGTAGAAAATGAAACAGAGCCTAAAAGATTTACTTATGTATTAGGACAGGGAGAAACAGTAAGAACTCCTACTCAACGCTTTCTAAAGTTAACAAAATCGAAAGAAGTAAGCTTTCATGATATAAAGGAAGCCTTTTCTGTTGAAGCATTAAATCGAGAATTTTTTAAAAAATACAAGGAGCATTATAATAAGTTTTGGAAATTTCTGGCTAGCGAAGATTCTGGATATCGAGGTTCACTAGTTAATAAAAGTAAAGAGTCAGAATCTGATCGGACAAAGCCAATACGTGATTTTGTAAAAAAGCTTCTGGGGCAAATAGTATTCTTGCACTTTCTCCAAAAGAAAGGGTGGATGGGATGTCCAAAGGATTCCCAAAAATGGGGAAATGGAGAAAAGAAGTTTATGCAGTTACTATATAAAAATTTCGAAAACAAAGACCATTTTTATAGTCAATGTTTGACACAACTCTTCTATGAAACATTAAATACTAAGAGAGAAAATGATGTTTTTTCAGTAGAAGGTCTTAAAGGTATACCTAATAATACTCGAATACCATACTTAAATGGAGGTTTATTTGACCCTGAAAAGAATGATGCAATTTTAAACATTGATTTTCCAGATGAATACTTTGAAGATCTTTTAAACTTCTTTGAGCATTATAACTTTACCATCGATGAAAATAGTCCAGATGATCAAGAAATTGGCATTGATCCAGAAATGTTGGGTCATATTTTTGAAAACCTTTTGGAAGAAAATAGAGATAAGGGGGCTTTCTACACACCCAAAGAGATTGTCCAATATATGTGTAAAGAAAGCCTTATTGAATATTTACAAAACGATTTTAGTACGAAAAAAGATATTGAAGAGTTTATTCGATTCCATGATGTCTCAGATAAATTGGGGCAATCAAAAAATGCTTCATTAATTAATCAACGATTAGATGAAATTAGGGCATGTGATCCAGCAATTGGATCCGGTGCATTTCCAATCGGAATGTTGCAAGAAATATATAAAGCAAAACGCTTTATATATCCCTACTTATCCTCCAATCATGAGTTTGACCCAGCAGCTGTAAAGAAAAATATAATACAGAATTCAATTTACGGCGTCGACATTGAAAAAGGCGCAGTTGATATTGCTCAATTAAGATTTTGGCTTTCTTTGGTTGTAGAAGAGATAGAACCTGAGCCATTGCCTAATCTTGACTATAAAATTATGCAAGGTGACAGTCTACTTGAGCAGTATGAAGGTATTGAGCTAGGTAGGATCGCTTTTACCGATAGTGAAGTAACTGTTTTCGACTCTCAGGCAGATATGTTCTCTGGAACCGCAGATGAGCCTCAGTTACAGTACGATTTTTCAGAAGAGGACCGAGCAAATATTAAGGATTTACTAAGTGATTACTTTAAAGAAGAAGACAAGAATGAAAAGGCGAAAATTCATAAAAGGATTGATCAATTAGTAATCGAACATATTGACAAGTCTCTCGAATTTTTTGAGAACAAATTACATATCAAGATTGCTGAATGGGAAGAAAAGCTAAATAAGAAAGTTGAGAGTCTTTCTGGAACTAAGAAAAAGCAGTATAAGAAAGGGAGCAAAGAGCAAAAAGAGATAAAAAAGCTAAAGGATAAGCTTAAAAAGAAAAGTGAAGCAAGAGAACAATTACTAAAGTTTGAGGAAACTGAAGAACGTCCTTATTTCCTGTGGCATCTATTCTATATGAATGTTTTTGAACAGGGGGGATTTGATATAATGATTGGAAATCCTCCATATATTCAATTGCAATCTATTCGAGAAGAGGCCGACAAGTATGAAAAAGCTGACTATGACACCTTTAGACGTACAGGAGATATTTACTGCTTATTTTATGAACAAGGATTCAATCTTCTGAAAGATGGAGGGGTTTTAACTTATATAACGTCTAACAAGTGGATGAGAGGTGGATATGGCAAGGTTCTTCGAGAATATTTTACCACTGTTAATTCGCAGAAAGTTATTAATCTTGGTCCCAACGTATTTAAAAGTGCAACAGTAGATACGAATATCTATATAGGTAAGAAAGAACCTTTCCAGAATGAGGTAAAAGGTTATAAGATTAACAACAGAGATCAGCTGAAGAATTTAAAGGATGATGATTTAATTCCAATGCAAGATGTTGATGAAGAAGCTTGGGTTGTATTAGATGAAGATGAACTCGTTATTGATAAAGCCTTTAAGAGTTTTGGAAAACCACTTCTTGAATGGGAGCTAAAAATTAACTTTGGTATAAAAACCGGTTGTAATCAGGCATTTAAAATTGATCAAGAGAAAAGAGATGAGTTGGTAGATAAAGACCCAAAAGCTAAAGAAATAATTAAACCTTTACTCCGTGGACGTGATATTGAAAGATATAAGGCGGAATGGGATGGTCAGTATTTGATAAATACACATAATGGAGTTAAAGATTTAAATATACCGCGCATTGATGTTGAGGAATATCCTTCTATCAAAGAGCACTTGAAAAGTGAAAAACACTGGGAAAGTGTTTCTAACCGATATGACCAAGGGGATACTCCATTTAATCTCAGAAATTGTACCTACGTCAAGGATTTTAAAAAAGAAAAAATCATCTGGAAAAGAATAGGTTCTATCATGCGTTTTGCCTATTCAGATGAAGAAATCTATTGTTTAGATAGTACGTGTATCGCTACGGGCGAAAAGATTAAATACCTCACCGCAGTATTAAATTCTAAAGCTGGGTTATATCAGCTTTTCAAAAGTTCGCCACAGACTGGTACTGGTGACCAAATAATTAGTAACCAAGCTCTGGAGCCCTTTTTAGCTCCTTATCCATCTGAAGAAATCGAGCAAAAGTTCAATAACTTGGTGGACATCATACTGTTCATAAAATCTTGGGACAAATCCGATAAAGAGAGAATTATTGAGGCTCTCTCCGACGAAACTATTTCAAGCTTATTTGAAGATGTTGTTGACCATATGGTTTATGAGCTTTACTTCGAAGAACATATGAAGCAAAAAGATATTGACATACTTCAAATCATTGATTTCCCAATTTTAGCTGATATTGAGACGGAGGAAGAAAAAAGAAAAACTATTTGGGATTTATATAATCAATTGAGAAAAAAAGAAAATCCTATTCGTAATCGGATGTTACTGGCTTTTACAAGAAGTCCCAATGTCATCAAGAAAATAAATGATACTGTAGTACAGTGA
- a CDS encoding helicase-related protein encodes MASHFFTNQEGDELQQKFEGIFNNYINLYAFHAVVGYFRASGYHAIREHLLKLSDVKILVGINVDHMIAEAKRRGLMFMGDPKKTREEFVKWMQEDIKEAEYSKKVEEGILLFMEDIIDGKIEIRAHKKKNLHAKIYIFLPEDFHEDAQYSVITGSSNLTHSGLGNGDKDANYEFNVELKRYDDVKFAESEFQKLWEDGEEILPEDIQKAKKDTHIGKEFTPFELYIKFLIEYFGKNIDYDPETVGDVPKQFMKLSYQIDAVNQGFQMLEDYNGFFLADVVGTGKTVVAAMLAKRFIIANGTGDTKILVVYPPALAKNWKRTFRLFGIDKYAKFITNGSLHKIVEDRNLDYWPKEDYDLVIIDEAHKFRNKKAQMFENLQIICKAGRYNNGLIDSEEKKVVLVSATPLNNRPEDIYNMIQLFQDARRSDLPVTNLTSYFYPRIKRYEEIMKRNEPDIEAIRELYADIREKILKPITIRRTRRDLENVDQYREDLKKQGVVFPDIAKPRKREYELGDELRGLFFESLDSILDEDKLRYYRYQAIKYLDEEIKEEYYDTADLTSRQLARMMTTLLVKRLESSFKAFRDTLNNLRDSTANMIRTYENGKVFVAPDLDVNRLMDEGLTDDEIEMKILSISDEKPGNRTFEPDDFRPEFIEGLRNDLQTLDALCDQWDDVEEDPKFNKFLDMLKNELFDRSINPSGKLVIFSEAKSTIEDLNKKLKEHGYDRVLTVSADNRSRVFEDVLANFDANYEGEVKDEYDIIITTEVLAEGVNLHRANIIVNYDTPWNATKLMQRLGRVNRIGTRADTIYNYNFYPSDEGDMIISLKKKALVKLQSFHSAFGEDSQIYSLDEVIEEFELYKEGQKEDEDVRLKYLEFIRNFKENNIEDFRRIKRLPLKARTLRSAEEDDKGTVCFLRTDDKKELYYVSKDEQVIGLNFEEAVNIFEATEKEEPLGELPDWHYDHINRAKRQYEKDIQELRPEGAVTEKKDARYNRAARFLKDIKRYIDSDQMDEVYRRLKKLMDEGTYANLLTEITRVLNKKAKPSTSFRELEKISDKYSSRLKFSDERKDKEQDQTLLRPEIIISESFKT; translated from the coding sequence ATGGCATCTCATTTTTTTACGAATCAAGAAGGTGACGAACTACAACAGAAGTTCGAAGGGATATTTAACAACTACATAAACCTCTATGCTTTTCATGCGGTAGTTGGATATTTCCGTGCATCAGGGTATCACGCTATTCGAGAGCATTTGCTGAAACTAAGTGATGTAAAGATCCTCGTAGGAATTAATGTTGATCATATGATTGCCGAGGCTAAGCGCCGAGGCCTTATGTTTATGGGGGATCCCAAAAAGACCCGCGAAGAATTTGTTAAATGGATGCAGGAAGATATCAAGGAGGCCGAATATTCTAAGAAGGTGGAAGAAGGCATTCTCCTGTTTATGGAAGATATCATTGATGGGAAGATTGAGATTCGTGCTCATAAAAAGAAAAATCTGCATGCCAAGATTTATATTTTTCTACCGGAAGACTTCCATGAAGATGCCCAATATAGCGTTATCACCGGTTCTTCCAACTTAACTCATTCCGGGTTAGGTAATGGTGACAAAGATGCCAATTATGAATTTAATGTAGAGCTAAAACGGTATGATGATGTAAAGTTTGCCGAAAGTGAATTTCAGAAGCTTTGGGAGGATGGGGAGGAAATTCTGCCCGAAGATATCCAAAAAGCGAAAAAGGATACACATATTGGTAAAGAGTTTACGCCTTTCGAGCTGTATATAAAGTTTTTGATCGAATATTTCGGAAAGAATATCGACTACGATCCAGAGACTGTTGGTGATGTCCCCAAGCAGTTTATGAAACTGTCTTATCAGATTGATGCCGTAAATCAGGGATTCCAGATGCTGGAAGATTATAACGGATTCTTTCTTGCAGATGTAGTCGGTACCGGGAAAACTGTGGTAGCGGCTATGTTGGCCAAACGATTTATTATTGCGAACGGCACTGGTGATACAAAAATATTAGTCGTATATCCTCCGGCATTAGCCAAAAACTGGAAGCGTACATTCCGACTATTTGGTATTGATAAGTATGCAAAATTTATCACTAACGGAAGTCTGCATAAGATTGTGGAAGATAGAAACTTGGACTATTGGCCAAAGGAAGATTATGACCTGGTGATTATAGATGAAGCCCACAAATTTCGCAATAAGAAAGCGCAGATGTTTGAGAATCTTCAGATCATTTGCAAGGCGGGACGATATAATAACGGCTTGATCGATAGTGAAGAAAAGAAAGTAGTGTTGGTATCAGCTACTCCCTTAAATAACCGTCCTGAAGATATCTATAATATGATTCAGCTCTTTCAGGATGCAAGACGATCAGATCTGCCTGTAACAAACCTTACTTCCTATTTTTATCCACGTATCAAACGATATGAGGAGATTATGAAAAGGAATGAGCCTGATATTGAGGCTATTCGGGAGTTATATGCTGATATCCGTGAAAAAATACTAAAGCCGATAACAATCAGACGCACCAGAAGAGATCTCGAAAACGTAGATCAATACCGGGAGGATTTAAAGAAGCAAGGAGTGGTATTCCCTGATATTGCAAAGCCGCGGAAGCGTGAGTATGAATTGGGAGATGAGTTGCGAGGCTTATTTTTTGAATCGCTTGATTCTATTCTTGATGAGGATAAACTCCGCTACTACCGGTATCAGGCCATTAAATATTTAGATGAGGAAATAAAAGAGGAATATTACGACACTGCTGATTTAACTTCGCGTCAACTCGCGAGGATGATGACAACACTCCTTGTTAAGCGCTTAGAAAGCAGCTTTAAGGCCTTCAGGGATACACTAAATAACCTGCGTGATTCCACGGCGAATATGATTCGCACCTATGAAAATGGAAAGGTATTTGTAGCACCAGATCTGGATGTCAATCGGCTTATGGATGAAGGATTGACAGACGATGAGATCGAAATGAAGATTTTATCGATCTCAGATGAAAAGCCTGGTAATCGAACATTTGAGCCCGATGATTTTCGTCCAGAATTTATTGAAGGTTTGCGAAATGACTTACAGACTTTGGATGCCCTCTGTGATCAATGGGATGATGTAGAAGAAGATCCAAAGTTTAACAAGTTCCTTGATATGCTCAAGAATGAGCTTTTTGATCGTTCGATCAATCCTTCTGGAAAGTTGGTAATTTTCTCAGAAGCAAAATCGACTATTGAAGATCTTAATAAAAAATTAAAAGAACACGGTTATGATAGGGTCTTGACGGTTTCGGCTGATAATAGAAGTCGTGTATTCGAAGATGTATTGGCTAATTTTGATGCCAATTATGAGGGAGAGGTTAAAGATGAATATGATATTATTATAACCACAGAAGTATTGGCTGAGGGCGTAAACCTACATAGGGCTAATATAATCGTAAATTATGATACCCCCTGGAATGCCACGAAGCTCATGCAGCGTCTCGGGCGAGTTAACCGGATTGGTACACGGGCTGATACTATATATAATTACAACTTTTATCCTTCTGATGAAGGAGATATGATCATCTCATTAAAGAAAAAAGCATTAGTAAAGCTACAAAGCTTTCATTCAGCTTTTGGTGAGGATTCCCAAATTTATTCGTTGGATGAAGTAATCGAAGAGTTTGAGCTTTATAAAGAAGGACAGAAAGAAGATGAAGATGTCCGGCTAAAATACTTAGAATTCATTCGTAACTTTAAAGAAAATAATATCGAAGACTTTCGTCGCATAAAACGCCTTCCACTCAAGGCAAGAACGCTCCGATCTGCCGAAGAAGATGACAAAGGAACGGTTTGTTTCCTCCGGACGGACGATAAGAAGGAGCTATACTATGTGAGCAAAGATGAGCAAGTCATAGGGCTAAATTTTGAGGAAGCTGTAAACATTTTTGAAGCAACGGAAAAAGAAGAACCGCTTGGCGAATTGCCAGATTGGCACTATGACCATATAAATCGTGCTAAAAGGCAGTATGAAAAGGATATTCAAGAATTAAGGCCCGAAGGAGCTGTTACAGAAAAGAAAGATGCGCGTTATAATCGAGCAGCTCGCTTTTTAAAAGATATCAAAAGATATATTGATTCAGATCAGATGGATGAAGTATATCGCCGTCTTAAGAAGCTGATGGACGAAGGAACCTATGCTAATTTATTGACTGAGATAACGCGTGTACTAAACAAAAAAGCGAAGCCTTCTACGTCTTTTCGGGAATTGGAAAAGATTTCTGATAAATATAGCAGTCGCCTTAAGTTCTCTGATGAGAGAAAGGATAAAGAACAGGATCAGACGCTTTTACGACCAGAAATTATTATCTCTGAAAGTTTTAAGACATAA
- a CDS encoding AAA family ATPase — protein sequence MSLQELHIGNFKFFRDVDPGSPLLKINGRNLLIYGENGSGKSAIYWALYTLLESSIKKSDAEIEKYFDKRKRESLVNIYAQSGGDAYIEAVIKDEQGSKKNYRVSKNDLDVRGDSDLQESNMASDFINYRVLFQLHNLKHSNENDLFPWFEEEVLPYVKRGSEPCLNEFEDLKNGPDKVTDKHGDEVFPTASLRTSDDPGEKQNYEYYKSYKNRVGAWNDWFKKYLERIFLTANSILQDDFAYNFRITFEIKKKARFNFEASDEEIEFYNPKVFLKVIEYEGIENPKIPKPHTFLNEARWSAIGLAIRFAILDQKLDPAELKCLVIDDMLLSLDMSNRDVVTKLLLERYSKEYQIIFMTHDISYFIWLKHELKNKGLLDDSTWKALEMYVNEGESGNPGSFDEPLLLESESELAIAHRHFSNHDYPAAANYLRKCAEDLLSNWLPEKYWKDKESKSHHNNKMPLSNIIDAGIKFLTRINQPTDLYKELRKYVSILLNPLSHAEVGVNRYKVEIQSIFDLIEDIEAFHDSIEYKPLAAGGETLQMRIPKPSTNQIYTYVFDLKESLYEVNVDGEISLSQCTVSSKECFPIEDGSIIEEERCRFEKYTNEKLIQAYLGICDYDDEFTAEDDYRPFLYKDDEKI from the coding sequence GTGAGCTTACAAGAGCTTCATATTGGAAACTTTAAATTTTTCAGAGACGTAGATCCAGGTAGTCCACTTCTCAAAATTAATGGAAGGAATCTGCTAATCTATGGTGAAAATGGAAGTGGAAAATCTGCAATATATTGGGCGTTATATACACTACTTGAATCGAGCATAAAAAAGTCAGATGCTGAAATTGAGAAGTATTTTGATAAACGTAAAAGAGAGAGTCTTGTTAATATTTATGCTCAGAGTGGTGGGGATGCATACATCGAAGCAGTTATTAAAGATGAACAAGGGAGTAAAAAAAACTATAGAGTTTCGAAAAATGATCTGGATGTAAGAGGTGATTCAGATTTACAAGAGAGTAATATGGCATCTGATTTTATCAATTATCGAGTGTTGTTTCAGTTGCATAATCTTAAACATTCTAATGAGAATGATTTATTCCCATGGTTCGAAGAGGAAGTGCTACCCTATGTTAAGAGAGGTTCTGAGCCTTGTTTAAATGAATTTGAAGATTTAAAGAATGGACCAGATAAAGTTACAGATAAACATGGGGATGAGGTATTTCCAACAGCGTCATTAAGGACAAGTGACGACCCAGGTGAGAAGCAAAATTACGAGTACTATAAAAGTTATAAAAATAGAGTAGGGGCTTGGAATGATTGGTTTAAAAAGTATTTAGAACGCATTTTCTTAACTGCTAATTCGATTCTGCAGGATGATTTTGCTTATAATTTCAGAATTACTTTTGAAATTAAAAAAAAGGCAAGGTTCAACTTTGAGGCTAGTGATGAAGAAATAGAATTCTATAACCCAAAAGTCTTTTTAAAGGTAATTGAATATGAGGGTATAGAAAATCCTAAAATACCAAAACCCCATACCTTCTTAAATGAAGCAAGGTGGTCAGCAATAGGGTTAGCCATCAGGTTTGCAATTCTCGACCAAAAATTAGATCCCGCTGAACTCAAGTGCTTAGTAATTGATGATATGCTACTTAGTTTAGATATGAGTAATCGTGATGTTGTAACAAAATTGTTGCTAGAGCGATATTCAAAAGAATATCAAATAATATTCATGACTCACGATATAAGCTACTTTATTTGGCTGAAGCATGAGCTAAAAAATAAAGGCCTACTTGATGACAGTACTTGGAAAGCCTTAGAAATGTATGTCAATGAAGGTGAGTCTGGGAACCCGGGTAGCTTTGATGAACCGTTACTTTTAGAGAGCGAAAGTGAGTTGGCAATTGCACATCGGCATTTTTCCAATCATGATTATCCAGCTGCTGCTAATTATTTACGAAAATGTGCAGAGGATTTGTTGAGCAATTGGTTGCCAGAAAAATATTGGAAGGATAAAGAAAGTAAAAGTCATCATAATAATAAGATGCCTTTATCAAATATTATTGATGCTGGGATAAAATTTTTAACAAGAATTAACCAACCAACTGATCTTTATAAGGAGTTAAGAAAATATGTCAGTATTTTGCTAAACCCATTATCTCATGCAGAAGTTGGGGTGAATAGATACAAAGTTGAGATCCAAAGTATATTCGATCTGATTGAAGATATCGAAGCCTTCCATGATTCGATTGAATACAAACCTTTGGCAGCAGGGGGAGAAACGTTACAAATGCGAATACCTAAGCCGTCAACCAACCAGATATATACATATGTATTTGATTTGAAAGAGAGCTTATATGAGGTAAATGTTGATGGGGAAATAAGTTTATCACAATGTACGGTAAGCTCAAAAGAATGCTTCCCAATTGAAGATGGAAGTATAATTGAAGAAGAGAGGTGTAGATTCGAAAAGTATACTAATGAAAAATTGATTCAAGCATATTTGGGTATCTGTGATTATGATGATGAGTTTACTGCAGAAGATGATTACAGGCCGTTCCTATACAAGGATGATGAGAAAATCTAA